Proteins encoded by one window of Thermococcus sp. Bubb.Bath:
- a CDS encoding RsmB/NOP family class I SAM-dependent RNA methyltransferase has translation MELFYRVSFQEVVADVLSLVEERELSSKHALERVFKRVSGRDREKARGLAHAYVFEIEKWRAKINFIINSVLKGSKIEDLDPYLANLLRIGAFEIHFRKVPPAVATDSIVRVVKEKFDFSKAKFVNALMHEIEKFDIERALKKLKEKDRIEWLSVRFSHPRWYVEYVIDLLGYNGAVRLLLSNNRPQRYYVRANTLKTNVDSLRDYLEENGVRTALTPVPDVLKVLEYKTPVTRLDWYKEGKFVIQDLASAYVVHVLSPEPGGRVLDLAAAPGSKTFHAAALMENKGEIVAVDYSYDRLMRMKEKAKVLGVKNVRFVHADGQSFRDKEKFDKIILDAPCSSSGTYRQFPEVKWRFDDAKIRKIISVQRNMLRNAYENLLEGGEMTYSTCSIRMDEDEENVLFAINKVGLELVYYPFSWGDRGFLEIGDKVFRAWTHRHDCNSFFIAKLRK, from the coding sequence ATGGAGCTGTTTTACCGCGTGAGCTTTCAGGAAGTGGTGGCGGACGTGTTAAGCCTGGTTGAGGAGCGCGAGCTCTCATCGAAGCACGCATTAGAGAGGGTCTTTAAGAGGGTATCCGGAAGAGACCGCGAGAAGGCGCGCGGTTTGGCGCATGCGTACGTCTTCGAGATCGAGAAGTGGAGGGCTAAGATAAACTTCATAATCAACTCCGTCCTCAAGGGTTCAAAGATTGAAGACCTTGACCCGTATCTGGCAAATCTCCTACGCATAGGGGCCTTTGAGATACACTTCCGGAAGGTTCCTCCGGCGGTTGCTACGGACTCGATAGTCCGCGTCGTCAAGGAGAAGTTCGACTTCTCCAAAGCTAAGTTCGTCAACGCCCTAATGCACGAGATAGAGAAGTTCGACATAGAGAGAGCTTTAAAGAAGCTCAAGGAGAAGGACAGGATTGAGTGGCTCTCCGTCCGCTTCTCCCACCCGCGCTGGTATGTGGAGTACGTTATAGACCTCCTCGGCTACAACGGGGCTGTGCGGCTCCTCCTCAGCAACAATCGGCCGCAGAGATATTATGTCAGGGCGAACACGCTCAAGACCAACGTTGACTCCCTCCGAGATTACCTTGAGGAGAACGGCGTTAGGACTGCACTAACACCAGTTCCAGACGTTTTGAAGGTTCTTGAGTACAAAACACCCGTCACGAGGCTCGACTGGTACAAAGAGGGCAAGTTCGTAATCCAGGACTTGGCTTCAGCTTACGTCGTCCACGTTCTCTCTCCAGAGCCAGGAGGAAGGGTTCTGGATTTGGCAGCTGCTCCAGGCTCAAAGACCTTCCACGCGGCGGCCCTGATGGAGAATAAAGGAGAAATCGTGGCCGTTGACTACTCCTACGATAGACTGATGAGGATGAAGGAGAAGGCGAAGGTTCTTGGCGTTAAGAACGTCCGCTTCGTCCACGCTGACGGTCAGAGCTTTAGGGACAAGGAGAAGTTCGATAAGATAATTCTCGATGCGCCCTGCTCAAGCTCCGGAACCTACCGCCAGTTCCCGGAGGTGAAGTGGCGCTTCGACGACGCCAAAATCAGGAAAATCATCAGCGTCCAGAGGAACATGCTGAGGAACGCCTACGAGAACCTACTGGAAGGGGGTGAGATGACCTATTCCACCTGCTCAATTAGAATGGATGAAGACGAGGAGAACGTTCTGTTTGCGATCAACAAAGTTGGGCTTGAACTGGTGTATTACCCCTTCAGCTGGGGGGACAGGGGCTTTCTGGAGATCGGGGACAAAGTTTTCAGGGCGTGGACGCACAGGCACGACTGCAACAGCTTCTTCATAGCGAAGTTGAGAAAGTAA